The genome window CAGGATCCTGAAGAGACCGGGGATGGTAAGGGTCTCCCCTCTCTTGAGGCCGATGAGGAGGCCGCCATACCCGCATAACGAGTTCAGCGCGAAAGAGACGAAGGACAGGTCGGTGAGTATCATCCCGAGAGGAAAGAGAAGGAGGTTTGCAAAGATAAGTCCGACAGAGAGACCCGCAATCCCTCCAATGATCTTTCCGACAGCAACGGATCGGAAGAGCCTCTCAAGGACGAGTGCAAGGATTCCGCAGAAAAAACCAATGCCTATCCCTTCGGGGAGGGAATTGTATCTGAGCCCCATAATATAGCCAGAGAAGAGAAATAAGAGAACCACAAAGGCCCGAATGATCATCAGCATCGGCATCACCTCCTTTCCTGTGCCGTCATCGGTTTATCGCAAGGTAGAATCTTCTGCCGCTCCGGTTCACAAAAAGGAGCGCCGTGTCGCCCGATTGTATGGAAGAGGTGACTTTTTTGAATTCCTCGACGTTCGACACCCTTTTCCTGTCAATCTCCTGAATCACGTCACCTTTCTTCAGTCCCGCATCATCTGCGGCACTCCCCTGCTCGACCCTAACAACGACAACACCCTTCTCTTCAAAGCCGAGGCCGAGTTGTTTCGCAATCTCCTTTGTCAGGTCCTTCACCGTGATTCCGGAAAATGCGTTCTTCTGCATATCCTCAGGCGATATCTCCTGCTGGGTACCCGCCATTTCCTTGGGAAGTTCAGCAATGATCGTCTTAAGGGTATAGGTCTTGCCGGTCCTGAGGACCTTTAAGGTCACCTCGGAACCGGTCTTGCTCTGGGCTACACTGTTCCGCAGAGCACCGACGCTCGTAACCTCCTTGCCGTTGAATTCAAGGATGATATCGCCTCTCATGATCCCTGCCTTTTCAGCAGGGCTGCCTTTAGTGACGTCGCTTACCAGGGCGCCCTTCGAATCCTGAATGCCGAATTTCTGTGATAGCTCCGGAGTAATCTCCTGGATCGAGACCCCGAGCCACCCCCTCACAATCTTGCCCTGTTTCATGAGTTGTTCCATAACGAGTTTGGTCATATTGCTCGGGACAGCGAAACCGATGCCCTGATATCCGCCCGTTCTCGAAAAAATAGCGGTATTGATGCCGATGAGTTCTCCTTTTATGTTGACGAGGGGCCCTCCTGAGTTGCCGGGGTTGATCGCAGCGTCAGTCTGGATAAAATCCTCATAATCGGCAATTCCGACGTTGGCCCTGCCGACTGCGCTGATGATCCCCATCGTTACCGTATGGCTAAGACCAAAAGGATTTCCTATCGCCAGCACAAACTCACCTACCTGAAGCCCGTCAGAATCACCCCAGGGTATTGTCGGCAGGTTGTCGGCAGATATCTTTACCACCGCTATGTCGGTCTTCGGGTCTGAACCCACGACCTTTCCCCTGAAACTCCTCTTGTCATAAAGGGTCACCCTGATGTCTTCGGACTGCTCAACAACGTGGTTGTTCGTAATAATGTATCCGTCCTTCGTCACGATAACCCCGGACCCCAGGCTCTGTTCCTTCCATTTCTTGGGCAAACCGAAGTCATGAAAGGGATTGAAAAAATCAAAGAAGGGATCCTCGGAGAAGGGCGATGTGTCCCGACGGATGACCTTTGTGGATGAGATATTGACCACAGCAGGTGAGACAGCGCTCACGATTTCAGAGAAGGCCCGGCTCGTCTCAAGGATCTGAC of Thermodesulfovibrionales bacterium contains these proteins:
- a CDS encoding DegQ family serine endoprotease, which codes for MRKRVFAAIAILLTGFLLGGLSFYMLGKMVSPTTVRAPFTPRVPGQILETSRAFSEIVSAVSPAVVNISSTKVIRRDTSPFSEDPFFDFFNPFHDFGLPKKWKEQSLGSGVIVTKDGYIITNNHVVEQSEDIRVTLYDKRSFRGKVVGSDPKTDIAVVKISADNLPTIPWGDSDGLQVGEFVLAIGNPFGLSHTVTMGIISAVGRANVGIADYEDFIQTDAAINPGNSGGPLVNIKGELIGINTAIFSRTGGYQGIGFAVPSNMTKLVMEQLMKQGKIVRGWLGVSIQEITPELSQKFGIQDSKGALVSDVTKGSPAEKAGIMRGDIILEFNGKEVTSVGALRNSVAQSKTGSEVTLKVLRTGKTYTLKTIIAELPKEMAGTQQEISPEDMQKNAFSGITVKDLTKEIAKQLGLGFEEKGVVVVRVEQGSAADDAGLKKGDVIQEIDRKRVSNVEEFKKVTSSIQSGDTALLFVNRSGRRFYLAINR